A region from the Malus domestica chromosome 07, GDT2T_hap1 genome encodes:
- the LOC103439031 gene encoding transcription factor UNE10 isoform X2, with protein sequence MSQRVPSWDLDKTTTTPPAPRLSSRSHSLHTAPTDVPLLDYEVAELTWENGEVAMHGLGPPRLLAKPLSTTKYTTWDKPRASGTLESIVNQATSTALPPPLKPPFDSSSGGGSGAKELVTWFDRHRAVATPSTTVTMDALVPCRNQSDDPSSQMIESISVPGVISGTGMVGCSTRVDSCSGATGAATHDDDTLLSGKGTSLARVPETPEWSSRSQSVSGSATFGIDSQHVTLDSTKGEVGDGDDRKKRSTGKSSISTKRSRAAAIHNQSERKRRDKINQRMKTLQKLVPNSSKTDKASMLDEVIEYLKQLQAQVQMISRMNMPTIMLPMAMQQLQMSMMAAAPRNMGMGMGMGMGMGMDMNNIGRPSIPGIPPILHPSAFMPMAASWDGTGGDRLPAASTGVMPDPMSAFLACQSQPMTMDAYSMMAAMYQQFHQPPASSSKG encoded by the exons ATGAGCCAGCGCGTTCCTAGCTGGGATCTTGATAAAACTACTACTACTCCACCTGCTCCTAGGCTCTCTTCTCGCTCCCACTCCCTTCACACAGCACCTACAGATGTCCCTCT GTTGGACTACGAAGTAGCAGAGTTGACATGGGAAAACGGCGAGGTAGCCATGCACGGCTTAGGACCACCGCGCCTGTTGGCGAAGCCTTTATCTACTACTAAGTACACCACCTGGGACAAGCCCCGGGCAAGTGGCACCCTTGAATCAATAGTCAACCAAGCCACATCCACAGCTTTACCCCCTCCTCTCAAGCCTCCCTTCGATTCTTCCTCTGGTGGCGGCAGCGGCGCTAAGGAACTAGTGACCTGGTTTGATCGACACCGTGCTGTAGCAACGCCCTCCACCACTGTGACTATGGACGCATTGGTTCCTTGCAGGAACCAAAGTGATGACCCAAGTAGTCAAATGATCGAGTCCATATCCGTGCCAGGGGTGATTTCTGGTACGGGCATGGTAGGATGCTCCACTCGAGTAGATTCGTGCAGTGGCGCCACTGGTGCCGCCACACACGACGATGACACCCTTCTTTCAGGAAAAGGAACGAGCTTGGCACGTGTCCCTGAAACGCCTGAGTGGAGCAGCAGATCCCAAAGTGTGAGTGGTAGTGCCACGTTTGGGATCGATAGCCAACATGTTACACTTGACAGTACAAAG gggGAGGTAGGAGATGGAGATGACAGAAAGAAACGAAGTACGGGAAAATCTTCGATTTCTACAAAAAGGAGTAGGGCTGCCGCTATTCATAACCAGTCTGAACGA AAAAGGAGAGATAAGATCAATCAAAGGATGAAGACGCTGCAGAAGCTGGTCCCAAATTCCAGTAAG ACTGATAAAGCTTCAATGCTAGACGAAGTGATTGAATATTTGAAGCAATTGCAAGCACAAGTCCAAATGATAAGCAGAATGAACATGCCTACCATAATGTTACCAATGGCCAtgcaacaacttcaaatgtctATGATGGCCGCCGCCCCAAGAAACATGGGGATGGGCATGGGAATGGGGATGGGAATGGGAATGGACATGAACAACATTGGCCGCCCCAGCATCCCCGGCATTCCTCCGATTCTTCACCCATCCGCATTCATGCCCATGGCGGCTTCTTGGGATGGCACCGGCGGTGATAGGTTACCAGCTGCTTCAACGGGAGTAATGCCTGATCCCATGTCCGCGTTCCTCGCATGCCAATCACAG CCTATGACCATGGATGCTTACAGCATGATGGCAGCCATGTATCAGCAGTTCCATCAACCTCCAGCATCTAGCTCTAAGGGCTAA
- the LOC103439031 gene encoding transcription factor UNE10 isoform X1 — MSQRVPSWDLDKTTTTPPAPRLSSRSHSLHTAPTDVPLLDYEVAELTWENGEVAMHGLGPPRLLAKPLSTTKYTTWDKPRASGTLESIVNQATSTALPPPLKPPFDSSSGGGSGAKELVTWFDRHRAVATPSTTVTMDALVPCRNQSDDPSSQMIESISVPGVISGTGMVGCSTRVDSCSGATGAATHDDDTLLSGKGTSLARVPETPEWSSRSQSVSGSATFGIDSQHVTLDSTKASDYDSVCHSRPQGEVGDGDDRKKRSTGKSSISTKRSRAAAIHNQSERKRRDKINQRMKTLQKLVPNSSKTDKASMLDEVIEYLKQLQAQVQMISRMNMPTIMLPMAMQQLQMSMMAAAPRNMGMGMGMGMGMGMDMNNIGRPSIPGIPPILHPSAFMPMAASWDGTGGDRLPAASTGVMPDPMSAFLACQSQPMTMDAYSMMAAMYQQFHQPPASSSKG; from the exons ATGAGCCAGCGCGTTCCTAGCTGGGATCTTGATAAAACTACTACTACTCCACCTGCTCCTAGGCTCTCTTCTCGCTCCCACTCCCTTCACACAGCACCTACAGATGTCCCTCT GTTGGACTACGAAGTAGCAGAGTTGACATGGGAAAACGGCGAGGTAGCCATGCACGGCTTAGGACCACCGCGCCTGTTGGCGAAGCCTTTATCTACTACTAAGTACACCACCTGGGACAAGCCCCGGGCAAGTGGCACCCTTGAATCAATAGTCAACCAAGCCACATCCACAGCTTTACCCCCTCCTCTCAAGCCTCCCTTCGATTCTTCCTCTGGTGGCGGCAGCGGCGCTAAGGAACTAGTGACCTGGTTTGATCGACACCGTGCTGTAGCAACGCCCTCCACCACTGTGACTATGGACGCATTGGTTCCTTGCAGGAACCAAAGTGATGACCCAAGTAGTCAAATGATCGAGTCCATATCCGTGCCAGGGGTGATTTCTGGTACGGGCATGGTAGGATGCTCCACTCGAGTAGATTCGTGCAGTGGCGCCACTGGTGCCGCCACACACGACGATGACACCCTTCTTTCAGGAAAAGGAACGAGCTTGGCACGTGTCCCTGAAACGCCTGAGTGGAGCAGCAGATCCCAAAGTGTGAGTGGTAGTGCCACGTTTGGGATCGATAGCCAACATGTTACACTTGACAGTACAAAGGCAAGCGACTATGACTCCGTTTGTCACAGTAGACCACAG gggGAGGTAGGAGATGGAGATGACAGAAAGAAACGAAGTACGGGAAAATCTTCGATTTCTACAAAAAGGAGTAGGGCTGCCGCTATTCATAACCAGTCTGAACGA AAAAGGAGAGATAAGATCAATCAAAGGATGAAGACGCTGCAGAAGCTGGTCCCAAATTCCAGTAAG ACTGATAAAGCTTCAATGCTAGACGAAGTGATTGAATATTTGAAGCAATTGCAAGCACAAGTCCAAATGATAAGCAGAATGAACATGCCTACCATAATGTTACCAATGGCCAtgcaacaacttcaaatgtctATGATGGCCGCCGCCCCAAGAAACATGGGGATGGGCATGGGAATGGGGATGGGAATGGGAATGGACATGAACAACATTGGCCGCCCCAGCATCCCCGGCATTCCTCCGATTCTTCACCCATCCGCATTCATGCCCATGGCGGCTTCTTGGGATGGCACCGGCGGTGATAGGTTACCAGCTGCTTCAACGGGAGTAATGCCTGATCCCATGTCCGCGTTCCTCGCATGCCAATCACAG CCTATGACCATGGATGCTTACAGCATGATGGCAGCCATGTATCAGCAGTTCCATCAACCTCCAGCATCTAGCTCTAAGGGCTAA